DNA from Ziziphus jujuba cultivar Dongzao chromosome 2, ASM3175591v1:
tatatatatattttgtttccaTATATTATTACCAACCCTATTTGTAATCTGAATATCAATGGACTTGGAAGAACGTGATTAGGAAGgaataaatttcacattttacAGAGTGAACAAGTTTATTGATTATGGTCTCCCAACGTAGTTATGGAATTGTTATTTCCTTTTATAGACATTAGACCACCTTGTAATGTGGCTCCTTTGATTTGGGCGCTAGACCCCAAGCATTTagtctttaaataaataaaaaactaaaagaaaatgtATTTTAGAGTAGATGGTAATTAATAATGGTTATGATTGAAGATGGTTGTTTTGGTTATGTGGTTCGTCTCATTTGTttattacaaagaaaaagaaaaaaagaagaagattaatttgtttaaaaagaaaattgtagtCTAGATAATTGTCACTGAAAGGGATTGAATCGTAGTTTATTAAGCATGAGTTGTAACGCAATTATTTAAATTCTCCtttccattttaaaattcttttacttTTCTGTCATATCTTTtctaaagatttttttaaaagaaaaaataaaatagttagtttgttttccattttttgactatattatttaaatttctacctaaaattttttaattaaaattaatatatatatttaaaaaaaaaaacaaacactgATTAacatataaacaaattatacacagttaaataaaaaaaattaaaattaaaaaaaccaaccACTAAATTACCTAAACGACATCAAGTAGTTCTCACATTCACAACTGTTCTTAAGAATACTCACCTTATTATATAATCATTATTATGTAGTGTACGTATTCATCGTCATCGTGCAGTAAATGAAAGAGAGTTGTTCaccaaaagaaatgaaaaaagagtTTCAGATATGGAGATGCTGAGCAACAAGTGGGTCGCTACGGTTGCCAGTATATGGATCCAATGCAGCGTCGGCGCATACACCTTCGGCATCTACTCGTCGGCGCTCAAGTCCAGTCAAGGCTACGACCAATCTACCCTCGACACCGTTTCGGTCTTCAAAGACATCGGAACGAATGTTGGGGTTCTCTCCGGCCTCCTCTACTCAGCCGTCGCTGTCAAAATTTGTCCTTCTCCGTGGTCGGCGACCCAGTTGGGTGGACCGTGGGTTGTGCACTTGGCCGGTGCTTTACAATGCTTCGTGGGTTATTTCTTCATGTGGGCTGCGGTGGCCGGAGTAATTCCTCGGCCACCGGTGACGGCAATGTGCTTTTTCATGTTCTTGGGGTCTCACTCTCAGACGTTCTTCAACACCACCAACGTTGTCTGTGGAGTTCAAAACTTTTCTAATTATAGTGGAACCATCGTCGGCATCATGAAGGTATACCAATAATCTTTCCCAGAATCCCGATACTCTTTCTTTTTGCTGCAATTTTCAGTTTCGTTCAAGCCTTTAAAGCGTATGAAGAAAATCCCaactcagttttttttttaggtaaaatATTGCATTTTATGAGAATAAAGGATTTTGTTTTAGTGACTAAAATTTTGGTTTGGGGCAGGGCTTTCTTGCGCTTAGTGGAGCAATATCTGTTCTAGTATACGACATATTTTGCGGAGGCAATCCAACCAATTTCCTTCTTATGCTTGCCTTATTGCCTACGTTTATCTCTCTGTTGCTCATGTTTTTGGTGAGAACCTACAAAACTACCAGCACAGTCGATGATAAGAAACACTTGAATGCTTTCTCTGCCATTGCTCTAATCATTGTTGCTTACCgaatgataattataattttacaaaactTCTTCACTTTTCCTTCATGGGCACAAACATTTTCATTCCTGCTTCTTCTGCTTCTACTCGTCTCTCCCATTGGAATTGCAATCAGAGCCCGAAGAGACGACTCGAAAAGGGTCGTCGTCTTCGAGTCTTCTGATGCAGGGGATGTTTCAAAATATGAACAGCTAGTACCCAGTTCAGATGACAAATTGGTACTGCAAAATGGAGAAGATTTGAATCTTTTGCAAGCCGTGAAAACTCTAAATTTCTGGTTAT
Protein-coding regions in this window:
- the LOC107418493 gene encoding protein NUCLEAR FUSION DEFECTIVE 4; the encoded protein is MEMLSNKWVATVASIWIQCSVGAYTFGIYSSALKSSQGYDQSTLDTVSVFKDIGTNVGVLSGLLYSAVAVKICPSPWSATQLGGPWVVHLAGALQCFVGYFFMWAAVAGVIPRPPVTAMCFFMFLGSHSQTFFNTTNVVCGVQNFSNYSGTIVGIMKGFLALSGAISVLVYDIFCGGNPTNFLLMLALLPTFISLLLMFLVRTYKTTSTVDDKKHLNAFSAIALIIVAYRMIIIILQNFFTFPSWAQTFSFLLLLLLLVSPIGIAIRARRDDSKRVVVFESSDAGDVSKYEQLVPSSDDKLVLQNGEDLNLLQAVKTLNFWLLSVITVCGMGSGVATINNMSQVGESLGYKTIEINSFVSLWSIWNFLGRLGAGFLSDLLLHNKGWPRPLLMAITLAIMVSGHIIIASGFSGNLYIGSFLVGICYGSQWALMPTITSEIYGIGHMTTIFNTIAVASPIGSYIFSVRVIGNIYDREASKEAEGGSCLGTQCFMLSFMIMAFVAFFGFLIAILLFFRTKRFYQLVVLRRLKKSPLRQ